DNA from Pseudomonas putida:
TTCATCAAGAACCACTTTCCCACCGTCTACGAGCGTTGCCTGGCCTTCGGTATCGACATCACCCGCCAAGCGATTCCGGTGGTCCCGGCCGCCCATTACACCTGCGGCGGCGTGATGGTCGATGATCGCGGCCATACCGATGTGCCCGGCCTGTACGCTATCGGCGAGACCAGCTTCACGGGCTTGCACGGCGCCAACCGCATGGCCAGCAATTCGTTGCTCGAATGCTTTGTCTATGGCCGTGCCGCAGCAGCCGACATCGAGGCGCATTTGGACGAAGTGCAAGCTCCGACCGCCCTGCCCTGCTGGGACGCAAGCCAGGTCACCGACTCGGACGAAGACGTGATCATTGCGCACAACTGGGACGAACTGCGGCGTTTCATGTGGGACTACGTGGGTATCGTGCGCACAAGCAAGCGTCTGCAGCGAGCCGAGCACCGAGTACGTCTGCTGCTCGACGAGATCGACGAGTTCTACAGCAACTACAAAGTCAGCCGCGACCTGATCGAGCTTCGCAACCTGGCCCAGGTCGCCGAACTGATGATCCGCTCGGCGATGCAGCGCAAGGAAAGTCGCGGGCTGCACTACACGCTGGATTACCCCGGAATGCTGTCCGAGGCCAAGGACACCATCCTCAGTCCAGTCTGAACGGAGGCGTATCCGTGGGAGCTGGCGGAGCCAGCGCCCACAAGTACAGCGCAGCCCCGCATGACAACACACGCCTAAAGCGGGTTATTGCGCCGAAACCTCGGCCCAGCGCCTGCGACTGAACTTCAACCTCACCCGCAGACGCCGATGCTGATCAACATCCAGGGCATCTCGCGGTATGCACTGGCTCTCGCCGAACCAGCGCCCTGGCCTGACGAAACGCAGCACAACCAATCCTGGCAACGCTACGCTGTCCCGACACAACCGCACCCGCTGCCAGCCTCGGGCATGACTGAAAAGTCGCCAGCCGGTGGGGTCACGGCGCAGGCCGGTAATGGCCTCGGGATGGGTTAGCAGGATACGACGGGGAATGGCCCAGCAGGCGTGGGCAAGGCAAGCGAGGGCGAGGAGAACGCTCAACCACCAGGGTTGCGCGCTCAGGATCAAGGCCCAGAGCGCGAGCACCTGGCAGGTCAGGTAGGCCGCCAGCAGCAGGCGCGAGCCTTGCCAGCGGCACTCGAAATGCTCACTTGGGCTGGACACGGTCCAGGATGATGCGAACCATGCGTTGCAGCTCAGGGTCGTCGGACTCGGTACGCTCCATGAACCAGCCGAACATGTCCTGGTCTTCGCAGGTCAGCAGGCGACGGTACAGCTCGCGGTCCGCTTCGCTCAGGGTGGGGTAGACCTCCTGGGTGAATGGCACCAGCAGTACGTCCAATTCAAGCATGCCGCGGCGGCTATGCCAGAAAAGCCGGTTGAGTTCAGTTTGTTCGACCATGGGGCCCTCCTCGAATGGGCCGCCAGTATACAGTGGCACGCTTGCGGCGGCACAAGGCGTTGGTCTAGTCACCTACCTATTTTGTTACCAGCGTTCTATGATGGCCGCCAGTCTCAAGCAACCGCGATGACCCATGGCCGATTCCGCTTTCTTCTGTCCCCTGTCCCACGAGGGCATCCTCGCCGTCCGCGGCTCCGATGCCGGCAAGTTCCTGCAAGGCCAGCTGACCTGCAACATCAACTACCTCAGCGAGGAGCATGCGAGCCTGGGCGCCCGCTGCATGGTCAAGGGCCGTATGCAATCGAGCTTCCGTATCTTCCCGGAAGGCAACGGTTACCTGCTGGCCATGGCCAGCGAACTGCTCGACGCGCAACTGGCCGACCTCAAGAAGTACGCCGTCTTCTCCAAAGCCATCCTGACCGACGAAAGCGCCGCCTGGGCCCGCTTCGGCCTGGCGCAAGGCGATGCCGCGCTTGAAGCGCTGGGCCTGGCCACGCCGACCGAGGCTGGCACCACGGTACGCCATGACGGGCTGATCGCGATCGCTGTCAGCACCGGCCGCGTGGAACTCTGGGCACCCGTCGCACAAGCAGACACCGTCCGCCAGACGCTCGCCGCCCACTTGACCGAAGGCTGTCTCAACGACTGGCTGCTCGGCCAGATCCGCGCCGGTATCGGTCAGGTCATGGGCCCTACCCGCGAGCTGTTCATCCCGCAGATGATCAACCTGCAGGCGGTCGATGGCGTGAGCTTCAAGAAAGGCTGCTATACCGGCCAGGAGATCGTCGCGCGCATGCAGTACCTGGGTAAGCTCAAGCGCCGTCAGTACCGCCTGGCCCTGGCCCAACACGACGTACCCGCCCCTGGCGCCGAGATCTTCTCGCCCACCCACGGCTCGTCGGTGGGCGAAGTGGTCATTGCCGCCCGTGCAGATGACGGCTGCGAACTGCTCGCGGTGCTCAGCGCCGAAGCCGTGGCAGACGACAACCTGCACCTGGGCAGCCTCGAAGGTCCATGCTTGACGTTGCTGGACCTGCCCTACGAACTGGACCGCGACCGGGAAATCCTGCGCTGACCAGCCCGCCCCGCCTCCCTGCGGGGCCGCACCACCATTGCGGTAGAGAAGTTAGATGAACAAGCTGGCCGAGACGGTTCAATCACAATTGCTCGCAGCCATCGACAAGGACGACCTGGTCCTGCCGACCCTTCCTGAAGTTGCCTTGAGCATCCGCGAGGCCGCCGAGGACAGCGAGATCAGCGTCGCCGCGTTGAGCAAGGTGATCGGTCGCGACGCGGCCCTCTCGGCGCGCCTGATCAAAGTGGTCAACAGCCCGTTGTTGCGTGCGGCAGTGGAGGTCACCGACCTGCACACCGCCATCACCCGCCTGGGTATCAACTACAGCTGCAACTTGGCGATCGGTCTGGTAATCGAGCAGATCTTCCACGCCCGCTCCTCGGCCGTCGAGCAAAAATTGCGCGATATCTGGGCCAACAGCCTTGAAGTAGCGGGCATCAGCTATGAACTGTGCCGCCGCTACACCCAGCTCAAGCCGGACCAGGCCACCCTGGGGGGCCTGGTCCACCAGATTGGTGCCCTGCCCGTGCTGATCTATGCCGAGGAGCACAACGAACTGCTCTCCGATCCAGTGTGCCTGCACTATGTGATCGAGCAGATCCAGCCAGTGCTGGGCGACAAGATCCTCAAGGCCTGGGAGTTCCCCGAACAGTTGGTGAATCTGCCCAGCCAGGTGCAGGACCTGGACCGACGCAGCGACAGCATCGACTACATCGACATCGTGCAGATCGCCCGCCACCTCAGCCATCGGACCCGCAGCCGCCCCCTGGCGGCCCTGCCCGCCTACCAGCATCTCGGGCTGCCCTACGGGACCGAGCTGGATGTCGCCGACCTGCTCGATGCCCGCAGCATGTTGCGCTAAACCAAACGCCTTAGCTTTGAGAGTCAGCTTACCCGCGAATGCGGCAGTGAATTGACCAACGTATTCGCGGGTAAACCCGCCCCCACAAGGATCACCGTCAACCCTGTGGGTTTACCCGCGAATAGGCCGGCACAGGCTACACAGGACCGTTGTTCCCACAGCCCCTACCCCTCTGAAACAGCAATGCGCAAAGCCCCGCTCAATCAACGATGAAACTCACCCGCACGCGCAACCCACCCTTTTCGCCATCATGCAGAGTGATCTGCGCCAGATGCGCGCGACAGATCTCGCCGACGATCGCCAGCCCCAGCCCCGTACCCTGGGCGCTACGCCGGTAGAAGCGCTCGAATACCCGCTCGCGCTCCGCCTCGGGAATACCCGGCCCGTCGTCCTCCACTTCAAGGATGGCCGGGGCCAGCACCCGCAGAATCACATTGCCGCCCTTGGGCGTGTGCGCCAGGGCATTGTCCACCAGGTTGCTGAGCAGTTCATTGAGCAGGGTCGGCTCGCCTTTGAGCCACACCGGCGCCTCGGCTTCCAGCGCCAGCGCCACCCCCCGGGCATGGGCCAGTGGCGCCATGGCCATACCCAGGTCGCGCGTCAATTGACACAGATCCAGACGCTGAGCGCCGCCTTCGGCGATTGCCCGGGCACCGTTTTCCACCCGCGCCAGGGACAACAGCTGGTTGGCCAGGTGAGTCAGACGATCGGTACCCTGGGTGGCGGCCTCAAGGGTCTGGCGCCACTGTTCCGGCTCCTGGGAGCGCAAGCCCAGTTCGACCCTCGCCTTGAGCGCGGCCAATGGTGTGCGCAACTCATGAGCGGCGTCGGCGATGAACTGCGCCTGGCGCTCGAACTGCCCGCGCAGCCGCTCGGTGAAATGGTTCAATGCGCGCACCAAGGGCCCCAACTCGCGCTGCACCTGCACCACCGGCAAGGCACGCAGGTCATCAGGCTGGCGCTCTTCGACCGCCGTGCGCAGACGCTCCAGCGGGCGCAAGGCCGCGCTGACGGCGAACCAGACCATTCCCAGCGCCCCCAACGCCAGCATGCCCAGGCGCAGCAAGGTGTCGGCCATCAGCCCCCGGGCCATGCGTACCCGCGCCTCCTCGGTCTCGGCCACGCGGATCTCGGCCATGCCATTCATGTTCGGCTCGCTGACCGGCTTGAGCAAGCTGACCACTCGCACGTCCTGGCCCTGGTAGGTGGCGTTGTAGAACCGCGCGAGGGCTGGATAGTCATCGGTACGCGGCGTTCCCGGGGGCGGCGGCGGCAGGTTTTCGTAGCCGGAAATCAGCCGCTGGTGAATATCCAGCACTTGGTAGTAGATACGCCCGGCGCTGTCGTAGGCGAAGGTGTCCAAGGCAACGTAGGGCACATCCGCGCTCAGGGTTCCGTCGCGCTGGGACAGGCCGGCGGCGATGGTTCGCGCCGAGGCCAGCAGCGTGCGGTCGTAGGCGGTGTCGGCGGCCTCGCGACCGTTCCAGTAGGCACTCAGGCCGCTGGCGAGCATCAGCACCACCAGCAACAGCGCCAAGTTGCCCAGCAAACGCCCACGCAGGCTGCCATTGTCACGCATCGCGGTGCTCGAGCAGGTAACCCAGCCCGCGGAAGGTGACGATAGCCACTGGATGGCCATCGAGCTTCTTGCGCAGGCGATGGATGTAGATCTCGATGGCATCGGGGCTGGCTTCTTCGTCCAGGCCGAAGACCTGGGCTGCCAGCTGTTCCTTGCTCATCACCCGCCCCGGGCGGGCGATCAAGGCTTCGAGCACGCTTTGTTCGCGCAGGGTCAGGGTCAAGGGTTCGTCACCGAGGGTGAAGCGGCGGGTGTCCAGGTCGTAGACCAGCGGCCCGCAGCGCTGTTGGCGCTCGCCGCCGAGCACGCTGCGGCGCAGCAGCGCCTTGACCCGCGCTTCCAGCTCGGTCAGCTCGAACGGTTTGGCCAGGTAGTCATCGGCGCCCAGGTTCAAGCCATGAACCCGATCCTTGACGTCGCTGCGCGCGGTGAGCATCAGCACCGGCAGCGTCTTGCCCCGCCCGCGCAGGCGCGCCAGCACTTCGAAACCGTCCATGCGCGGCAGGCCCACATCGAGCACGGCCACGGCATAGTCCTCACTGGCCAGGGCCAGGTCGGCGGCCACGCCATCGTGCAGCACATCCACGGTCAGACCTTGGCTTTTGAGGGCCAAGGCCACGCTTTCGGCCAATTGCAGGTGGTCTTCGACCAACAACACGCGCATCGGATTCTCCCTGCTCGGGTGGGGGCTTTGGCGCGGAGTGTACCGCCGTCCGGGGGCCTGTGAAGCCCTCGCGGCAAACCTTTCACGCTGAAAGGTTAGCGAAAGGTTCATTACCTAGCATCGCACCACGGTCGCCCCGCGCGCCGAAAAAAAGCACCAGCAAGGTGCGCCCGATAAGAACAATAAACGGAGTCTCCCGACGATGCTGTCCACGCAGCCGCAGGCGTTCGCGCCTACCCGTTCCCTGTCCGCACGTCCGTCCGCCATCGCCAGCGCTCTGGCGCTAGCCGGCGTCGCCCCTCTGAGCCAGGCCGCCTTCTTCGAAGACAGCACGGCCACCTTCGAAACCCGCAACATGTACTTCAACCGTGACTTTCGCGATGGCACCAGCAGCCAGCAGTCCAAACGCGACGAGTGGGCCCAGGGCTTCATGCTCAATTTCGAGTCCGGTTACACCGACGGCACCGTAGGCTTCGGCCTGGACGCGCTGGGCATGCTCGGCATCAAGCTCGACTCCAGCCCCGACCGTACCGACACCGGCCTGCTGCCGACCCACGACGATGGCAAGGCCGCCGACGAGTACTCCAAGCTCGGCCTGACCGGCAAGGTCAAGGTCTCCAAGACCGAGCTCAAGGTCGGCACCCTGATCCCGGAACTGCCAACCCTGCAGCCCAACGACGGACGCATCCTGCCACAGACCTTCGAAGGCGGCCTGCTGACCTCCAAGGAGCTCAAGGGCCTGACGTTCACCGGCGGTCGCCTGGAAAAAGCCAAGGACCGCAACGACACCAACTGGGAAGACCTGGCCCTCAACAACAAGAACGGCCGCTTCGGCGGCAGCTTCAGCGCCGACAATTTCGACCTGGCCGGGCTGGACTACCAGTTCACCGACCGCATCACCGGCAGCTACCACTTCGCCGAACTCGACGACATCTACCGTCAGCACTTCATCGGCATGGTCGCCACCCAGCCCTGGGGCCCCGGTACTTTCGGCGCGGACCTGCGCCTCGCCCTCAGCGACGATGCCGGCCAGGCCAAGGCCGGCAACATCGACAACACCACCGTCAACGGCATGCTCAGCTACGCCCTGGGCGGCCACAAGGTCAGTGCCGCCTACCAGCACCTGTCCGGCGACAGCGCCTTCCCCTATGTCGATGGCGCTGACCCATATCTGGTCAACTTCGTCCAGATCAACGACTTCGCAGGGGCCGACGAGCACTCCTGGCAAGCGCGTTACGACTACAACTTCGCCGCCTTGGGCATCCCCGGCCTGACCTTCATGACCCGCTACATCAGCGGCGACAACGTCAGCCGCGCCGACGGTGGCGAGGGCAAGGAGTGGGAACGCAACACCGAGTTCAAGTACGTGGTACAAAGCGGCCCGTTGAAGGACGTCGCCGTTCGCCTGCGCAATGCCACCTTCCGCTCCAACTTCGCTCGCGACGCCGACGAAGTCCGGCTGCTGGTGAGCTACAGCGTGGCTCTGTGGTAACCCATAACAACAACGCTCACGGAGATAGACGATGACCTTTTCACTGCGCCGCCTCGTCCTGACTACCGGTTGCCTGCTGCTGGCAGGCAACGCCCTGGCCGCGGAACCCAAACGCCCCGAATGCATTGCCCCCGCCTCGCCCGGTGGCGGCTTCGACCTGACCTGCAAGCTGGTGCAAAGCGCCCTGGTCAACGAAAAAATCCTCTCCAAGCCCATGCGCGTGACCTACATGCCCGGCGGCGTCGGCGCGGTGGCCTACAACGCCGTGGTCGCCCAGCGCCCGGCCGATACCGGCACCTTGGTGGCCTGGTCCAGTGGCTCCCTGCTCAACCTGGCCCAGGGCAAGTTCGGGCGCTTCGACGAGAACGCCGTGAAATGGCTGGCGGCGGTCGGCACCAGCTATGGCGCTATCGCCGTGAAAAGCGACTCGCCCTACAAGACCCTCGATGACCTGGTCGCGGCCCTGAAGAAAGACCCGAGCAAAGTGGTCATCGGCTCCGGCGGCACCGTCGGCAGCCAGGACTGGATGCAGACCGCCCTGATCGCCAAGGCCGCCGGCATCAACCCGCGCGACCTTCGCTACGTAGCCCTGGAGGGCGGCGGCGAGATCGCCACGGCGCTGCTCGGCGGGCATATCCAGGTCGGCTCCACCGACATCTCCGACTCCATGCCACACATTCAGAGCGGCGACATGCGCATCCTCGCGGTGTTCTCCGAAAACCGCCTGGATGAGCCAGAAATGAAAGACATCCCCACTGCCAAGGAACAAGGCTACGACATCGTCTGGCCAGTGGTACGCGGCTTCTACCTGGGGCCAAAAGTCAGCGACGAGGACTACGCCTGGTGGAAAGCCTCGTTCGACAAACTGTTGGCTTCCGAGGACTTCGCCAAATTGCGTGACCAGCGTGAGCTGTTCCCGTTCGCCATGACCGGGCAGGAACTGGACACCTACGTGAAGAAGCAGGTCGCCGACTACAAGACCCTGGCCCGGGAATTCGGCCTGATCCAGTAACAAGAACGCTGCACATCCTTGTGGGAGTGGGTTCACCCGCGAATGCGTCAGATCAGACGTCGCTGCTGTGACGACTGGCGCTTTCGCGGGTAAACCCGCTCCCACAGGGTACGCGTCGTCCCGAACATTACCGAGGATGTCTTGATGATCCTGCAACGCATTTTCGCCCTGGCACTGCTGGCGGTGTGCGCGGCCCTGGCCGTGATGGCCTGGCCGTATCAGGCCGCGTTTTCCTACGAACCTGTAGGCCCACGCGCCTACCCACTGCTGATGCTCGGTCTGATGGGCCTTGCCCTGCTCTATCTGGCCTTTCGCCCAACGCCCATCGTGCGCAAGGACGACGAGCCACCGCTGGACCGTGAAACCCTGGTCAAGATCAGCGCCTGCGTCGGCCTGCTGATCGTGTTCGCCAGCACCTTCGAGTCGCTCGGCTTCATCCTCAGCGCCGTGCTCGTCGGCGTGCCCATGGCGCGCCTGTATGGCGGGCGCTGGCTGCACAGCCTGATTGTGGTGGGCGCCATGAGCCTGCTGCTCTACTGGCTGTTCGACCGCGTGATGGATGTGCCCCTGCCCCTCGGCCTGCTGGACGTACTGGAGAACTGACACATGGATACCTTGAGCTACCTGGGCCAGGGCTTCGGCGTCGCCCTGAGCCCGTACAACCTGGTCACCGCCCTGACTGGCACCCTGATCGGCACCGTGGTCGGCCTGCTGCCGGGCCTGGGCCCGATCAACGGCGTGGCACTGCTGATCCCCATCGCCTTCGCCCTGGGCCTGCCGCCTGAGTCGGCGCTGATCCTGCTGGCTGCGGTTTACCTGGGCTGCGAGTATGGCGGACGGATCAGCTCGATCCTGCTGAACATCCCCGGCGAAGCCTCCACCGTGATGACCACCCTCGACGGCTACCCCATGGCCCGCCAGGGCCTGGCCGGCGTGGCCCTGTCGCTGTCGGCGTGGAGCTCGTTCATCGGCGCGTTCATCGCCACCTGCGGCATGGTGCTGTTCGCCCCGCTGTTGGCGAAATGGGCAATCGCCTTCGGACCCGCCGAATACTTCGTGCTGATGGTGTTCGCCATCGTCGCCCTGGGCGGCATGGCCGGCGACAAACCGCTGAAGACGTTCATCGCCGCACTGATCGGCCTGTTCCTGTCCAGCGTCGGCATCGACGCCAACAGCGGCGTTTACCGCTTCACTGGCGACAGCGTGCACCTGGCCGATGGCATCCAGTTCGTGGTGCTGGTACTGGGCCTGTTCTCCATCAGCGAGATCCTCCTGCTGCTGGAAAAGACCCACCACGGCCACGAAGCGGTCAAGGCCACCGGGCGCATGCTGTTCAACCTCAAAGAAGCGGCCTCGGTGTTCATCGTGAACCTGCGCTGCGGCCTGCTGGGCTTTGTCATGGGCGTGCTGCCCGGTGCCGGGGCGACCCTGGCCAGCGCCGTGGCCTACATGACCGAGAAACGCATCGCCGGCGACAAGGGCAAGTTCGGCAAGGGCGACGCCCGCGGCCTGGCGGCCCCGGAAACTGCCATCGGCGCCTCCTGCTGCGGCGCCCTGGTGCCGATGCTGACCCTGGGCGTGCCGGGTTCGGGCACCACCGCCGTGATGATCGGCGCGCTGACCCTGTACAACATCACCCCAGGGCCGCTGTTGTTCGAACAGCAACCGGACATCGTCTGGGGCCTGATCGCCTCGCTGTTCGTCGCCAACATCATGCTGGTGATCCTGAACATCCCGATGATCCGTCTCTTCACCCGCATCCTCGCAGTCCCGAACTGGGCCCTGGTGCCGGTGATCGCCATCATCACCGGGATCGGCGTGTACGCCGTACATGCCACCACCTTCGACCTGTTCCTGATGGTCGGCATCGGCATCATGGGCTACATCCTGCGCAAGCTGGACTTCCCGCTGTCACCGATCCTGCTCGGCTTCATCCTGGGCGGGCTGATGGAGCAGAACCTGCGCCGCGCACTGTCGATCTCCAACGGCGAGCTGGGCATCCTCTGGTCGAGCCCGATCAGCATGTCCGTGTGGGTGCTGACCCTCTGCATGCTGACCCTGCCGCTGCTGCGCAGCTGGCGTAAACGCAGCCTGCAGCGTCGGGCGATGGCCGATGCCTGATCGGTCGCCGCCGTTCTGGGCTACCGGGCTGGTCGGTCTTGCTGGCGGGTTTCTCGCCAGCAAGGTCGGCTGGCCTTTGCCGTGGATGGTCGGCTCGCTGCTGGCAATCATCCTGGTGCGCTGCCTGACACCCTGGCAGCTGCCGGAAATTCCCAATGGCCGCAAGTGCGGGCAGTGGATCATCGGCATCGGCATCGGTCTGCACTTCACCCCGGCGGTCATCGAACAGGTGGCCAGCCACTTTGCCCTGATCGTCTTCGGGGCGCTGTTCACCACGTTGTCCGCTGCAATCAGCGTCTGGCTGCTCAGGCGCACCGGCGAAGACCGCGCCACGGCGTTCTTCGCCAGCATGCCGGGGGGATCGGGGGAGATGGTCAACCTGGGCGCGCGCAATGGCGCGGTACTCAGCCAAGTAGCGGCGGCCCAGAGTCTGCGGGTGCTGGCGGTGGTGCTGTGCGTGCCGGCGCTGTTCAAGTTCCTGCTCGGCGATGGCGTGCCGCTGACCCATGTGGGCAGCGTAAGTTGGGGCTGGCTGGCGCTGATTGCGCCGCTTGGCGTGTTGGCCGCGTTGATCTGGCAGCGCCTGCGCCAGCCCAACCCCTGGCTGTTCGGTCCACTGCTGGTCGCCGCGTGCGTGAGCCTGGCGGGCAACCTGCAGATCGCCCTGCCGCCCGGCGCCAGCCAGACCGGACAGTGGCTGATCGGCAGTGGCCTGGCCTGCCATTTCAACCGGACGTTCTTTCGCCGGGCGCCGTCCTTCCTGGGACGGACCTTGCTGGCGACCTTCCTGTGCATGTTGATCGCCGCCAGCGCGGCCTGGGTGTTGAGTGTGATGACCCAGCTGGACCTGCGCTCACTGACCCTGGGGATGATGCCAGGGGGTATCGCCGAGATGAGCCTGACGGCCGAGACCTTGCAGTTGTCGGTGCCGTTGGTGACGGCGCTGCAGGTGATGCGGCTGTTGTTCGTGCTGTTTCTGGCCGAGCCGTTGTTCCGGCGCTGGGACACGAACCGACCGTGACGGCGTGCGAACGTCTTCGCGGGTAAACCCGCGCCCACAAGGCTTATCGCAAACCCTGTGGGAGCGGGTTTACCCACGAAGAAGGCAGCGCGTTTTTCAGAGTGGCGGCAAGGCCCAATCGATGGGCGTCAGCCCACGCTGCTCGAGGAAGCTGTTGGTCCGGCTGAAATGCCCGCAACCGAAGAAGCCCCGATACGCGGACAACGGCGACGGGTGCACCGACTTGAGCACCAGGTGCCGAGTGCCGTCGATCAGTTTCTGCTTACTCTGGGCATGAGAGCCCCACAACAGGAACACCACATTCTCGCACTGCTCGCTGACCACCTGGATGACCCGATCGGTGAACGGCTGCCAGCCCGCATTGGCGTGGGAGGCGGCGCTGCCGCGCTGCACGGTCATGGTGGTGTTTAGCAACAATACCCCCTGCTCTGCCCAGCTTTGCAGGTAACCATGGCTGGGGATGGGCAGGTTGAGGTCGCGGTGCAGCTCCTTATAGATGTTCACCAGCGACGGCGGCGTGGGCACGCCAGGCTGCACCGAGAAACACAGCCCATGAGCCTGGCCAGGGCCGTGGTAAGGGTCCTGGCCGAGGATCACCACCTTCACTTTGTCCAGCGGCGTGGAATTGAGCGCGTTGAAGATCAGCGGCCCAGGCGGATAGATCTCCTTGCCGGCTGCATATTCCTCGCGCAGGAACTCACGCAGCTTGAGCATGTAGGGTTGGTCGAACTCGGCGCGCAATGCGGCCTTCCAGCCGGGTTCGAGTTTGATGCGATCGTCGTCAGTCATGGGGCCATCCGTAAACAATGGCGCGACACTAGGTAAGCCGTCCGGCCTTGTCAATCGATCCGACCGACGACCGTCATGATCGCCTGAGGGGTCCATACTTGTGCGATGACTACATGAGGTCGCCCATGTCCATTCAATGCGAGGTACTCACAGGCGCCGATGGCGCGCGCATCGGCATCGCCACTCTCGATGCGCCCAAGACGCTCAATGCCCTGAACCTGCCAATGATCGAGGTGCTCGACGAGCGTCTGCACGCCTGGGCCAACGACCCGGCTATCGTCTGCGTGCTGCTGCGCGGAAACGGCCCCAAGGCTTTTTGTGCCGGGGGCGATGTTCGGGCGCTGGTTCAGGCCTGTCGCGACCATCCCGGCAGCGTGCCGCCCCTGGCGACCACGTTCTTCGCCGCCGAGTACCGGCTCGACTATCGCCTGCATACCTATCCCAAGCCCCTGCTGTGCTGGGGGCATGGCCACGTGCTCGGCGGAGGCATGGGCCTGCTGCAGGGTGCGGGCATCCGCATCGTCACCCCCAGCAGCCGGCTGGCCATGCCGGAAATCAGCATTGGCCTGTATCCGGACGTCGGCGC
Protein-coding regions in this window:
- a CDS encoding protein YgfX codes for the protein MSSPSEHFECRWQGSRLLLAAYLTCQVLALWALILSAQPWWLSVLLALACLAHACWAIPRRILLTHPEAITGLRRDPTGWRLFSHARGWQRVRLCRDSVALPGLVVLRFVRPGRWFGESQCIPRDALDVDQHRRLRVRLKFSRRRWAEVSAQ
- a CDS encoding succinate dehydrogenase assembly factor 2, producing MVEQTELNRLFWHSRRGMLELDVLLVPFTQEVYPTLSEADRELYRRLLTCEDQDMFGWFMERTESDDPELQRMVRIILDRVQPK
- the ygfZ gene encoding CAF17-like 4Fe-4S cluster assembly/insertion protein YgfZ, translating into MADSAFFCPLSHEGILAVRGSDAGKFLQGQLTCNINYLSEEHASLGARCMVKGRMQSSFRIFPEGNGYLLAMASELLDAQLADLKKYAVFSKAILTDESAAWARFGLAQGDAALEALGLATPTEAGTTVRHDGLIAIAVSTGRVELWAPVAQADTVRQTLAAHLTEGCLNDWLLGQIRAGIGQVMGPTRELFIPQMINLQAVDGVSFKKGCYTGQEIVARMQYLGKLKRRQYRLALAQHDVPAPGAEIFSPTHGSSVGEVVIAARADDGCELLAVLSAEAVADDNLHLGSLEGPCLTLLDLPYELDRDREILR
- a CDS encoding HDOD domain-containing protein, with protein sequence MNKLAETVQSQLLAAIDKDDLVLPTLPEVALSIREAAEDSEISVAALSKVIGRDAALSARLIKVVNSPLLRAAVEVTDLHTAITRLGINYSCNLAIGLVIEQIFHARSSAVEQKLRDIWANSLEVAGISYELCRRYTQLKPDQATLGGLVHQIGALPVLIYAEEHNELLSDPVCLHYVIEQIQPVLGDKILKAWEFPEQLVNLPSQVQDLDRRSDSIDYIDIVQIARHLSHRTRSRPLAALPAYQHLGLPYGTELDVADLLDARSMLR
- a CDS encoding sensor histidine kinase, whose protein sequence is MRDNGSLRGRLLGNLALLLVVLMLASGLSAYWNGREAADTAYDRTLLASARTIAAGLSQRDGTLSADVPYVALDTFAYDSAGRIYYQVLDIHQRLISGYENLPPPPPGTPRTDDYPALARFYNATYQGQDVRVVSLLKPVSEPNMNGMAEIRVAETEEARVRMARGLMADTLLRLGMLALGALGMVWFAVSAALRPLERLRTAVEERQPDDLRALPVVQVQRELGPLVRALNHFTERLRGQFERQAQFIADAAHELRTPLAALKARVELGLRSQEPEQWRQTLEAATQGTDRLTHLANQLLSLARVENGARAIAEGGAQRLDLCQLTRDLGMAMAPLAHARGVALALEAEAPVWLKGEPTLLNELLSNLVDNALAHTPKGGNVILRVLAPAILEVEDDGPGIPEAERERVFERFYRRSAQGTGLGLAIVGEICRAHLAQITLHDGEKGGLRVRVSFIVD
- a CDS encoding response regulator, whose translation is MRVLLVEDHLQLAESVALALKSQGLTVDVLHDGVAADLALASEDYAVAVLDVGLPRMDGFEVLARLRGRGKTLPVLMLTARSDVKDRVHGLNLGADDYLAKPFELTELEARVKALLRRSVLGGERQQRCGPLVYDLDTRRFTLGDEPLTLTLREQSVLEALIARPGRVMSKEQLAAQVFGLDEEASPDAIEIYIHRLRKKLDGHPVAIVTFRGLGYLLEHRDA
- a CDS encoding OprD family porin, translating into MLSTQPQAFAPTRSLSARPSAIASALALAGVAPLSQAAFFEDSTATFETRNMYFNRDFRDGTSSQQSKRDEWAQGFMLNFESGYTDGTVGFGLDALGMLGIKLDSSPDRTDTGLLPTHDDGKAADEYSKLGLTGKVKVSKTELKVGTLIPELPTLQPNDGRILPQTFEGGLLTSKELKGLTFTGGRLEKAKDRNDTNWEDLALNNKNGRFGGSFSADNFDLAGLDYQFTDRITGSYHFAELDDIYRQHFIGMVATQPWGPGTFGADLRLALSDDAGQAKAGNIDNTTVNGMLSYALGGHKVSAAYQHLSGDSAFPYVDGADPYLVNFVQINDFAGADEHSWQARYDYNFAALGIPGLTFMTRYISGDNVSRADGGEGKEWERNTEFKYVVQSGPLKDVAVRLRNATFRSNFARDADEVRLLVSYSVALW
- a CDS encoding Bug family tripartite tricarboxylate transporter substrate binding protein encodes the protein MTFSLRRLVLTTGCLLLAGNALAAEPKRPECIAPASPGGGFDLTCKLVQSALVNEKILSKPMRVTYMPGGVGAVAYNAVVAQRPADTGTLVAWSSGSLLNLAQGKFGRFDENAVKWLAAVGTSYGAIAVKSDSPYKTLDDLVAALKKDPSKVVIGSGGTVGSQDWMQTALIAKAAGINPRDLRYVALEGGGEIATALLGGHIQVGSTDISDSMPHIQSGDMRILAVFSENRLDEPEMKDIPTAKEQGYDIVWPVVRGFYLGPKVSDEDYAWWKASFDKLLASEDFAKLRDQRELFPFAMTGQELDTYVKKQVADYKTLAREFGLIQ
- a CDS encoding tripartite tricarboxylate transporter TctB family protein — protein: MILQRIFALALLAVCAALAVMAWPYQAAFSYEPVGPRAYPLLMLGLMGLALLYLAFRPTPIVRKDDEPPLDRETLVKISACVGLLIVFASTFESLGFILSAVLVGVPMARLYGGRWLHSLIVVGAMSLLLYWLFDRVMDVPLPLGLLDVLEN